Proteins from a genomic interval of Nematostella vectensis chromosome 5, jaNemVect1.1, whole genome shotgun sequence:
- the LOC116613531 gene encoding uncharacterized protein LOC116613531 isoform X2 — MTLWKRSCSLARVVFSIRGICGRRIGSFLWIPAITVYLDSSALASLQKDLRQTLQAAYSTGTYSNLKTQFKAFFLFCLYFDLTPLPADIDTVCLYVQFLSRSIAPPSIRNYLSGVKLLHLFAGYDYAFTKDFSLSLALRGVSRRIPHVPQRAPPVTPSLLLLVARTVDFQHDAHSSTLYCAFLFAFFLMARIANIVPRSIKAFNPTRDLTRGDVLCNEHGLIATFKHTKTIQFGQRRLHIPLLRIPGSLLCPVAAYNNMIRLVPASARKPLFLLLGHSGPFALTKSRFVTEFRLALCSVGVAHADSYRGHSFRRGCASWAFNHGVPGELVQLYGDWASDSYKLYLEFSNQSKLALASQLRASIQASS; from the exons ATGACATTGTGGAAGCGATCGTGCAGTTTGGCCCGGGTTGTTTTCTCTATAAGAGGGATCTGCGGCAGGCGTATAGGCAGTTTCCTGTGGATCCCGGCGATTACCGTTTACTTGG ATTCCTCGGCTTTGGCCTCTCTGCAAAAGGATCTACGACAGACATTACAAGCTGCTTATAGCACAGGGACATATAGTAATTTAAAGACTCAATTTAAggccttttttctattttgcttATATTTTGACTTGACTCCATTACCAGCAGACATAGATACGGTCTGTCTTTATGTACAGTTTTTAAGTCGTTCGATTGCACCACCTTCGATTCGTAATTATTTAAGTGGGGTCAAGTTATTACATCTTTTTGCCGGTTATGACTATGCATTTACTAAGGATTTTAGTTTATCCCTAGCCCTGCGGGGAGTTTCCCGTAGGATACCACATGTACCTCAGAGGGCTCCACCGGTAACTCCTAGCCTTTTATTGCTAGTTGCGCGAACAGTAGATTTTCAACATGATGCTCACTCTTCTACATTGTATTGCGCATTTCTCTTTGCATTTTTTCTTATGGCGCGTATAGCTAATATCGTACCGCGTTCGATTAAGGCATTTAATCCTACCCGCGATCTCACACGGGGTGATGTTTTGTGTAACGAACATGGGCTTATCGCCACGTTTAAGCATACAAAAACTATTCAGTTCGGTCAGCGTCGATTACACATTCCTCTGTTACGTATTCCAGGCTCGTTATTATGTCCGGTCGCTGCCTATAACAACATGATTCGCCTGGTACCCGCTTCTGCACGCAAACCGCTGTTTTTATTGCTTGGTCATTCAGGCCCGTTTGCTTTGACGAAGTCCCGTTTTGTTACCGAATTTCGTCTGGCGCTTTGCTCAGTGGGGGTTGCTCATGCTGACTCATATCGGGGTCACTCATTTCGACGCGGCTGTGCCTCTTGGGCGTTTAACCACGGAGTACCAGGGGAATTGGTACAGTTGTATGGTGATTGGGCTAGTGACTCTTACAAATTGTATTTAGAATTTAGTAATCAATCCAAATTGGCGCTTGCTTCCCAGCTACGTGCTTCCATTCAGGCCAGTAGTTAG
- the LOC116613531 gene encoding uncharacterized protein LOC116613531 isoform X1 → MPREKKCPGCKKPVNDHDFGVPGKHCDGPGGVPEIRGNSTTRNDELLNSLAAAVQTLTAEVQSLKADHASSRQSHSLPPSDIASSSRSSKDVSPRRTTTVTLPELRAMDDLADAADRRVAHVLPIASSESDEEADMGALASSPLRKPNKADSSALASLQKDLRQTLQAAYSTGTYSNLKTQFKAFFLFCLYFDLTPLPADIDTVCLYVQFLSRSIAPPSIRNYLSGVKLLHLFAGYDYAFTKDFSLSLALRGVSRRIPHVPQRAPPVTPSLLLLVARTVDFQHDAHSSTLYCAFLFAFFLMARIANIVPRSIKAFNPTRDLTRGDVLCNEHGLIATFKHTKTIQFGQRRLHIPLLRIPGSLLCPVAAYNNMIRLVPASARKPLFLLLGHSGPFALTKSRFVTEFRLALCSVGVAHADSYRGHSFRRGCASWAFNHGVPGELVQLYGDWASDSYKLYLEFSNQSKLALASQLRASIQASS, encoded by the exons ATGCCGCGAGAAAAGAAATGTCCAGGCTGCAAGAAGCCAGTTAATGATCATGATTTTGGCGTGCCAGGGAAACATTGTGACGGTCCTGGGGGCGTTCCCGAAATTCGGGGCAATTCTACTACACGGAACGACGAACTGTTGAATTCGCTCGCCGCCGCTGTTCAAACTCTCACGGCCGAGGTTCAAAGTTTGAAGGCCGATCATGCTAGCAGTCGTCAGTCCCATTCCTTGCCGCCCTCCGACATTGCTTCGTCGTCGCGATCTTCTAAAGATGTATCGCCGCGCCGTACGACGACAGTTACTTTGCCCGAGCTTAGAGCCATGGATGACTTGGCCGACGCGGCGGATCGACGTGTGGCTCATGTTCTGCCCATTGCATCCAGTGAGTCCGATGAGGAAGCTGATATGGGTGCGCTGGCTTCCTCTCCGTTACGGAAGCCAAATAAAGCTG ATTCCTCGGCTTTGGCCTCTCTGCAAAAGGATCTACGACAGACATTACAAGCTGCTTATAGCACAGGGACATATAGTAATTTAAAGACTCAATTTAAggccttttttctattttgcttATATTTTGACTTGACTCCATTACCAGCAGACATAGATACGGTCTGTCTTTATGTACAGTTTTTAAGTCGTTCGATTGCACCACCTTCGATTCGTAATTATTTAAGTGGGGTCAAGTTATTACATCTTTTTGCCGGTTATGACTATGCATTTACTAAGGATTTTAGTTTATCCCTAGCCCTGCGGGGAGTTTCCCGTAGGATACCACATGTACCTCAGAGGGCTCCACCGGTAACTCCTAGCCTTTTATTGCTAGTTGCGCGAACAGTAGATTTTCAACATGATGCTCACTCTTCTACATTGTATTGCGCATTTCTCTTTGCATTTTTTCTTATGGCGCGTATAGCTAATATCGTACCGCGTTCGATTAAGGCATTTAATCCTACCCGCGATCTCACACGGGGTGATGTTTTGTGTAACGAACATGGGCTTATCGCCACGTTTAAGCATACAAAAACTATTCAGTTCGGTCAGCGTCGATTACACATTCCTCTGTTACGTATTCCAGGCTCGTTATTATGTCCGGTCGCTGCCTATAACAACATGATTCGCCTGGTACCCGCTTCTGCACGCAAACCGCTGTTTTTATTGCTTGGTCATTCAGGCCCGTTTGCTTTGACGAAGTCCCGTTTTGTTACCGAATTTCGTCTGGCGCTTTGCTCAGTGGGGGTTGCTCATGCTGACTCATATCGGGGTCACTCATTTCGACGCGGCTGTGCCTCTTGGGCGTTTAACCACGGAGTACCAGGGGAATTGGTACAGTTGTATGGTGATTGGGCTAGTGACTCTTACAAATTGTATTTAGAATTTAGTAATCAATCCAAATTGGCGCTTGCTTCCCAGCTACGTGCTTCCATTCAGGCCAGTAGTTAG
- the LOC116613531 gene encoding espin-like protein isoform X3 has translation MPREKKCPGCKKPVNDHDFGVPGKHCDGPGGVPEIRGNSTTRNDELLNSLAAAVQTLTAEVQSLKADHASSRQSHSLPPSDIASSSRSSKDVSPRRTTTVTLPELRAMDDLADAADRRVAHVLPIASSESDEEADMGALASSPLRKPNKAEFVAGYAQILQLREISSFERAKRHKHLVTLMYHAQLYEWEAVLAFHGAVLLEIERGLLKWGDSFSHLESRTLHGQLLSPPKKQSYSSGPTLFCRDYQREKCIYTKDHYGYVRGERKWVKHICAACWVQSRKQESHREDSSDCPLSGESKN, from the exons ATGCCGCGAGAAAAGAAATGTCCAGGCTGCAAGAAGCCAGTTAATGATCATGATTTTGGCGTGCCAGGGAAACATTGTGACGGTCCTGGGGGCGTTCCCGAAATTCGGGGCAATTCTACTACACGGAACGACGAACTGTTGAATTCGCTCGCCGCCGCTGTTCAAACTCTCACGGCCGAGGTTCAAAGTTTGAAGGCCGATCATGCTAGCAGTCGTCAGTCCCATTCCTTGCCGCCCTCCGACATTGCTTCGTCGTCGCGATCTTCTAAAGATGTATCGCCGCGCCGTACGACGACAGTTACTTTGCCCGAGCTTAGAGCCATGGATGACTTGGCCGACGCGGCGGATCGACGTGTGGCTCATGTTCTGCCCATTGCATCCAGTGAGTCCGATGAGGAAGCTGATATGGGTGCGCTGGCTTCCTCTCCGTTACGGAAGCCAAATAAAGCTG AATTCGTGGCGGGGTATGCACAGATTCTACAATTACGAGAGATCAGTTCGTTCGAGCGCGCCAAACGACACAAACATTTGGTAACGCTGATGTACCACGCACAGCTATACGAATGGGAGGCGGTGCTTGCCTTCCATGGAGCGGTTTTGCTTGAAATCGAACGTGGCTTATTGAAGTGGGGTGATTCCTTTTCCCACCTCGAAAGCAGAACCCTCCATGGTCAGCTACTTTCACCGCCGAAAAAGCAGTCTTACAGTTCAGGGCCGACATTGTTTTGTAGAGATTATCAACGCGAGAAGTGCATTTATACCAAGGATCATTATGGTTACGTCCGAGGCGAACGTAAATGGGTAAAACATATTTGTGCGGCTTGTTGGGTACAATCGAGAAAACAGGAATCGCATAGAGAGGATTCATCTGATTGTCCGCTTTCAGGGGAATCAAAAAACTGA